In a genomic window of Candidatus Chazhemtobacterium aquaticus:
- a CDS encoding transglutaminase-like domain-containing protein, whose protein sequence is MKKLLLVVLMLGWWLVSAPRLMAASEFETSYSSIYQVGLNGVTQVVLDISLENKISNVYADRFSLSVGFTDIRNVRVKDAVGLIEPEIVVTDNQTIIRFMFVDKVVGKGKVNRFSVSYETQDIAIKNGSIWEVNIPQLEADKEISSQKVTLIVPSVFGEPAFITPKPDTATNNPPAANTSNSYGFEALTLGNRAISAVFGTEQYMRFNLIYHLENNSPVKQGAEIAIPPDTNYQKMVYESIRPEPENVLIDKDGNWLAQYTLLPGQKLDVSTTGVVKISFNPDGSILNQDMWETYLSSSGYWQVDNAQVQALADKLGSAKSVYDYVTDYLSYDYNKVLTGGGRVGALAALNAPETAICTEFTDLFVTLARAAGIPARELEGYAFTSNDKLRPLSLTQDILHAWPEYYDLQTRRWVQIDPTWGDTTGGVDYFNKLDLNHFVFVIHGSDPVNPLPAGAYKTEVTSNKDVKVIASDPVVMPSEDLMFEAVYKRNWWKGVIELTVKNQGMVAGGGSLVIKSEPEGVVDEVREEVIPPYGERVMLVNTARGKGLIAPSNLLIKNGQREIMVRVEQDEAWGTSVKVAAGAVGATILAAGAYTAVRLLLRRRDR, encoded by the coding sequence GTGAAGAAGTTACTGTTGGTGGTGTTAATGTTGGGCTGGTGGTTGGTGTCTGCCCCGAGGTTGATGGCCGCCTCTGAGTTTGAGACTAGTTATAGCAGTATTTATCAGGTGGGTCTTAATGGGGTGACTCAGGTAGTGCTTGATATATCCTTGGAAAACAAGATAAGTAACGTATATGCTGATCGATTCTCACTGTCGGTAGGGTTTACTGATATTAGAAATGTAAGAGTTAAGGATGCCGTTGGCTTGATCGAACCAGAGATTGTGGTGACTGATAATCAAACAATTATCAGGTTTATGTTTGTTGATAAGGTAGTGGGCAAGGGTAAGGTAAATCGTTTTTCGGTAAGCTATGAAACTCAGGATATTGCGATTAAGAACGGCTCAATCTGGGAAGTGAACATTCCTCAGCTTGAGGCAGATAAAGAGATATCCAGTCAGAAAGTGACCTTAATTGTCCCATCTGTTTTTGGTGAGCCGGCTTTTATTACTCCAAAACCTGATACAGCAACGAACAATCCGCCAGCGGCAAATACGAGTAATAGTTATGGCTTTGAAGCATTGACTTTGGGTAACAGGGCGATTTCGGCGGTGTTTGGAACTGAGCAGTATATGCGCTTTAACCTGATCTACCATTTGGAAAATAACAGCCCGGTAAAACAAGGAGCAGAGATTGCCATACCACCTGACACGAATTACCAAAAAATGGTTTATGAGTCGATCAGGCCGGAGCCTGAAAATGTATTGATTGATAAGGATGGTAACTGGCTGGCCCAGTACACGTTGTTACCCGGTCAGAAACTTGATGTAAGTACAACGGGAGTAGTGAAGATAAGCTTTAATCCTGATGGCTCTATTCTCAATCAGGATATGTGGGAGACGTATTTGTCGAGTAGTGGCTACTGGCAGGTGGACAATGCTCAGGTACAAGCCTTGGCTGATAAATTGGGATCAGCTAAGTCTGTTTATGACTACGTGACTGATTATTTAAGTTATGACTACAACAAGGTGTTAACGGGAGGTGGCCGAGTGGGAGCTTTGGCTGCTTTAAATGCCCCTGAGACGGCTATTTGTACTGAGTTCACGGATTTGTTTGTGACATTGGCTAGAGCGGCGGGGATTCCAGCAAGAGAACTGGAAGGTTATGCTTTCACTAGTAATGACAAACTTCGACCTTTGAGTCTGACCCAGGATATTTTGCATGCTTGGCCTGAGTATTATGATTTGCAGACAAGGCGGTGGGTACAGATTGATCCAACCTGGGGGGATACGACCGGAGGAGTCGATTATTTTAATAAACTGGACTTGAACCACTTTGTATTTGTAATCCACGGTAGTGATCCAGTGAATCCTTTGCCTGCTGGAGCATATAAGACGGAGGTGACTAGCAATAAAGATGTTAAGGTGATTGCCAGTGACCCGGTGGTAATGCCAAGTGAGGACTTGATGTTTGAGGCTGTATACAAACGAAATTGGTGGAAAGGAGTGATTGAATTAACGGTGAAGAATCAGGGCATGGTGGCCGGAGGAGGTAGCCTGGTGATAAAATCAGAGCCTGAGGGTGTGGTGGACGAGGTGCGTGAGGAGGTTATCCCACCTTACGGAGAAAGGGTAATGCTTGTTAACACGGCGCGAGGTAAGGGATTAATCGCGCCAAGTAATTTATTGATTAAGAATGGACAACGAGAAATCATGGTTAGAGTCGAACAAGACGAAGCTTGGGGGACGTCGGTTAAAGTGGCGGCCGGAGCAGTTGGAGCCACGATTCTGGCAGCGGGTGCCTACACAGCCGTCCGTTTATTGCTTCGAAGACGAGACCGGTAA
- the secG gene encoding preprotein translocase subunit SecG, with translation MDWLLLLQIFVSVALIALVMLQSQGTGLGSSFGGSGVSYHSRKGLERYVFAATIGLIVLFTGLAVMSIML, from the coding sequence ATGGATTGGTTATTGTTACTACAGATATTTGTGTCGGTGGCCTTGATTGCCTTGGTGATGCTACAAAGCCAGGGAACAGGATTGGGGAGTAGTTTTGGCGGAAGTGGTGTTAGCTACCACTCTCGCAAGGGTTTGGAGCGATACGTGTTTGCGGCCACCATTGGATTGATAGTGCTGTTTACCGGTCTGGCGGTTATGAGCATTATGCTGTAA
- the uvrB gene encoding excinuclease ABC subunit UvrB — translation MDFKLKSPFEPGGDQPEAIKKLVEGIRQNESGQVLLGVTGSGKTFSLAKVIEEVKLPTLIISHNKTLAAQLYQEFRDFFPENAVSYFVSYYDYYQPEAYIPQSDTYIEKETSVNDEIDKLRLAATTNLLTRPDVIVVASVSCIYNLGSPKDYALNMLELISGELIGREEVMKRLVDMQYERTRGQLLRGNFRVRGEYVEVWPADKDEVLRIVFGEKEIKDLIWVDSVDLTPLLLTGESEGREKRAVISPAKHFLADVYSQDKAVEEIKKDLAKRSKELKNQGKILEAHRLEQKVNYDLEMLMTMGYVNGIENYSRYFDGRQPGEAPFTLIEYMQHNAEIFGKKKFLTVIDESHITLPQIKGMYRGDEARKETLIEYGFRLPSARDNRPLKYEEFARKIKQAIYVSATPAEWEINLAGGKVVEQLIRPTGLLEPVIEVRPIEGQVSDLIREIVKRKEKCERVLATTLTKKMAEELADYIKDSERVEEKIGYKLKSPIKVHYLHADVETLDRIDVLDDLRSGEVDVVVGINLLREGLDLPEVSLVAILDADKEGFLRSETSLIQTMGRAARHVEGKAILYADKITDSMRRAMDEVTRRRKIQERYNLKHEIVPKGIIKPMRDKLLKRIKVDNKKKKMDVLDDYGWSSPDDVDVEAMTPSDKLKLSKKLRRLMNEAAKNWEFERAASLRDLIEKIE, via the coding sequence ATGGATTTTAAATTGAAATCACCATTTGAACCAGGAGGAGACCAACCAGAAGCTATAAAAAAATTGGTGGAAGGAATCAGACAGAATGAGAGCGGTCAGGTGTTGCTAGGAGTGACGGGTTCGGGCAAGACATTTAGTCTGGCCAAGGTGATTGAGGAAGTGAAACTACCTACCTTGATCATTTCCCACAATAAAACATTAGCGGCTCAACTGTACCAGGAATTTAGAGATTTTTTTCCAGAAAATGCTGTGTCATACTTTGTGTCGTATTATGACTACTATCAGCCAGAGGCGTATATCCCCCAGTCTGATACCTATATTGAAAAGGAGACGAGTGTTAATGATGAGATAGATAAATTGAGACTGGCGGCAACCACCAACTTGCTGACAAGACCGGATGTTATTGTGGTGGCTTCGGTGTCATGTATATATAATTTGGGTTCGCCAAAGGATTATGCTCTGAATATGTTGGAGCTGATTAGTGGTGAGCTGATTGGACGTGAAGAGGTAATGAAACGGTTAGTTGACATGCAGTATGAGCGGACTAGAGGTCAATTGCTTAGGGGAAATTTTAGGGTAAGGGGTGAGTATGTTGAGGTGTGGCCAGCTGATAAAGATGAGGTGTTAAGAATTGTGTTTGGTGAGAAGGAGATAAAGGATTTAATCTGGGTTGATTCAGTTGATCTGACTCCCCTACTGCTTACAGGTGAGAGTGAAGGAAGAGAGAAACGGGCAGTGATATCTCCGGCTAAACATTTCTTGGCAGATGTGTACAGTCAGGATAAAGCGGTGGAGGAGATAAAGAAAGATTTGGCCAAGCGAAGTAAAGAGCTTAAGAATCAAGGCAAGATACTAGAGGCTCATAGACTGGAACAGAAAGTAAACTACGATCTGGAGATGTTAATGACTATGGGGTATGTGAATGGTATTGAAAATTATTCTCGGTATTTCGATGGCCGACAGCCTGGTGAGGCACCTTTCACTTTGATTGAGTACATGCAGCATAATGCTGAGATTTTTGGTAAGAAAAAATTTTTGACCGTAATTGATGAGAGTCACATTACTCTGCCACAGATTAAAGGTATGTATCGAGGAGATGAGGCTAGAAAAGAAACATTAATAGAGTATGGTTTTAGATTGCCATCAGCTAGAGATAATAGGCCTCTTAAGTATGAGGAGTTTGCCAGAAAGATTAAACAGGCTATTTATGTAAGTGCAACTCCGGCTGAGTGGGAGATTAATTTGGCAGGGGGCAAGGTCGTCGAGCAACTGATTAGGCCAACCGGTTTGCTTGAACCGGTGATCGAGGTGAGACCAATTGAGGGCCAAGTGAGTGATTTGATAAGAGAGATAGTCAAACGAAAAGAAAAGTGTGAGCGGGTGCTAGCAACCACATTGACGAAGAAAATGGCTGAGGAGTTGGCTGATTATATAAAAGACAGTGAACGGGTAGAGGAAAAAATCGGATACAAACTAAAAAGTCCAATTAAGGTTCATTATCTTCATGCAGATGTGGAGACATTAGATAGGATTGATGTATTGGATGATTTGCGTAGTGGTGAGGTGGATGTTGTGGTGGGAATCAACTTACTTAGAGAGGGTCTGGATCTTCCGGAAGTGTCATTGGTGGCGATTTTGGATGCTGATAAGGAGGGATTTTTACGCTCAGAAACCTCACTTATCCAGACAATGGGTAGAGCAGCTAGACATGTTGAGGGTAAGGCGATTCTTTATGCTGACAAGATTACCGATTCAATGAGACGAGCTATGGATGAGGTGACCAGAAGAAGAAAAATTCAGGAAAGGTATAACTTGAAACATGAAATCGTACCTAAAGGAATCATTAAGCCAATGAGAGATAAGCTTTTAAAGAGGATTAAGGTAGATAACAAGAAAAAAAAGATGGATGTACTGGATGATTATGGCTGGAGTAGTCCTGATGATGTAGATGTTGAGGCAATGACACCAAGTGACAAGCTTAAACTGAGTAAGAAACTAAGGAGATTAATGAACGAGGCGGCTAAGAACTGGGAGTTTGAGCGGGCAGCTTCCCTGCGTGATTTGATTGAAAAAATTGAATAG
- a CDS encoding phage holin family protein, with translation MKGLIRGFFLSGLVLYLSVLIYPGIIYDGRLETLIIAAIALMLLNRIVKPLIKLFLLPINLITLGLFRWVAHVLTLFLLTRIVSGFGIVGFVFPGWESNGFVIPVFEVSTLMSYVLGSITIGVIASSISWVLED, from the coding sequence ATGAAAGGCTTAATTAGAGGATTTTTCTTAAGCGGCTTGGTGCTGTATCTATCGGTACTGATATATCCGGGCATTATTTATGATGGACGGCTTGAAACCCTGATAATAGCTGCTATTGCTCTAATGCTGCTTAACCGGATCGTCAAACCCTTAATCAAGCTGTTTTTGCTACCAATTAACTTGATCACATTAGGACTGTTTCGTTGGGTGGCTCATGTTTTGACTCTATTTTTGTTAACCAGAATAGTGAGTGGTTTTGGAATAGTTGGTTTTGTGTTTCCAGGTTGGGAAAGTAATGGTTTTGTGATACCAGTATTTGAGGTAAGTACTTTGATGTCGTATGTGCTGGGCTCGATCACCATCGGAGTGATCGCCTCGAGTATTAGCTGGGTTCTTGAGGATTAA
- a CDS encoding ABC transporter substrate-binding protein — protein sequence MAISIRKTYWFVAGFVGKYRRVMAGSLIGSLLVIGFLVLIWPHIPKPKPNRYVGIIGRYELSQIPERIEQELGMGLTSLGDDYLPEPGLARKWEVTEDGKTYRFYLRDDMYWSDGKKVVVEDFNFSIPDVAFNKLDNGVLEFVLPEPFSPFPVVLSTPVLREGRYTTGKYMVGDIQADGPFLRLLQLENEEEILVFKFYDTSSTALTAFKLGEIDELVGLFDAGEISEWSNATIERVTKYDYYTAVFYDNKDPLLGDKRVRQALSYAIEDKDYGYQRATGPISPKSWAYNSVVKEYEYDVNRARELLEEAVPAESEQELRIELSSTADLLQVAEVIKEDWEELGIKVDIKVVASIPSSFQALVATQEIPADPDQYYNWHSTQASNFTKFLSPKVDKLLEDGRQTLDQIERRQMYFDFQRFVAEDAPATFLYHPEAVVIKRGRS from the coding sequence ATGGCTATCTCAATACGGAAGACATATTGGTTTGTGGCAGGTTTTGTCGGTAAGTATAGGCGGGTGATGGCTGGGAGTTTGATTGGGAGCTTGTTGGTGATTGGTTTCTTGGTTTTAATCTGGCCACACATACCCAAACCAAAGCCCAATCGTTATGTGGGAATTATTGGCAGATATGAACTGTCCCAGATACCTGAGCGAATTGAACAGGAGCTCGGGATGGGCTTGACTAGCTTGGGCGATGATTACTTACCGGAGCCTGGTTTGGCAAGGAAGTGGGAGGTGACAGAGGATGGCAAAACTTACCGGTTCTACTTAAGGGATGATATGTACTGGTCAGATGGTAAAAAAGTAGTAGTCGAGGATTTTAACTTTAGTATTCCTGATGTAGCGTTTAACAAGCTGGATAATGGTGTATTGGAGTTTGTATTACCTGAACCATTCTCTCCATTTCCAGTGGTGCTAAGCACACCAGTGCTGCGAGAAGGTAGATACACAACCGGTAAATATATGGTTGGGGATATACAGGCAGACGGTCCTTTTTTACGTTTGCTGCAACTGGAGAATGAAGAAGAGATTCTGGTATTCAAGTTTTATGACACATCCAGCACGGCGCTGACAGCGTTTAAGCTGGGAGAAATTGATGAGCTGGTTGGCCTGTTTGATGCGGGTGAGATATCTGAATGGAGTAACGCAACAATTGAGAGAGTAACTAAGTACGACTATTACACGGCAGTGTTTTATGATAATAAAGATCCGTTGTTGGGTGATAAGCGAGTCAGGCAGGCATTATCGTATGCGATTGAAGATAAGGACTATGGCTATCAGAGAGCGACAGGACCGATTAGTCCTAAGTCTTGGGCATACAACTCGGTGGTAAAGGAGTATGAGTATGATGTTAACCGGGCTAGGGAGTTGCTGGAAGAGGCGGTACCAGCTGAAAGTGAGCAGGAGTTAAGGATTGAGTTATCAAGTACGGCAGATCTATTGCAGGTGGCGGAAGTAATTAAAGAGGATTGGGAAGAGCTTGGTATAAAGGTGGATATTAAGGTGGTAGCTTCGATTCCAAGTAGTTTCCAAGCACTGGTGGCAACTCAAGAAATCCCAGCTGACCCAGATCAGTACTACAACTGGCACTCAACCCAGGCGAGTAACTTTACTAAGTTCTTAAGTCCAAAGGTAGATAAATTGTTGGAAGATGGTAGGCAGACTTTGGATCAGATTGAGAGAAGACAGATGTATTTTGATTTCCAGAGATTTGTTGCCGAGGACGCACCAGCAACATTTCTGTATCATCCCGAGGCAGTGGTGATCAAACGAGGTAGAAGTTAG
- the lexA gene encoding transcriptional repressor LexA, whose amino-acid sequence MAVTLYKRQRQIVDFISQYIQVHGYSPTLQEIADALGVSSLATVHEHLQALIKKKIIRKYEGAVRGIELVDKKIGQALSTVELPILGYIVAGKPIEPYDEPDATLKVSPEMITGKRKAFVLRVNGESMRDDGIFDGDFVVCEETNQADNGDIVVALLENGLATLKRFFREKTRIRLEPANASMSPIYATRVRIQGKVVGVIRRF is encoded by the coding sequence ATGGCAGTCACCCTTTACAAGCGACAACGACAAATCGTTGATTTTATCTCCCAATACATTCAAGTTCATGGTTACTCACCCACTCTTCAAGAAATTGCCGATGCCTTAGGTGTCTCCTCACTAGCTACCGTACACGAACATCTTCAAGCCCTAATCAAGAAAAAAATCATCCGCAAATATGAAGGCGCTGTCCGAGGTATCGAACTGGTTGACAAAAAGATTGGCCAGGCCTTAAGTACCGTCGAACTTCCCATTCTAGGCTACATAGTCGCCGGTAAACCAATCGAACCCTATGATGAACCAGACGCTACCTTAAAAGTCTCTCCAGAGATGATCACTGGCAAACGCAAAGCTTTTGTTCTACGTGTTAATGGTGAGAGCATGCGTGATGATGGTATCTTTGATGGCGATTTTGTAGTCTGCGAAGAAACCAATCAGGCTGATAACGGTGATATAGTGGTAGCTCTTTTGGAAAACGGCTTAGCCACTCTTAAAAGATTCTTTAGAGAAAAAACCCGAATTCGACTAGAACCAGCTAATGCTTCAATGAGCCCCATCTACGCCACCAGAGTTCGTATCCAAGGCAAAGTAGTTGGTGTTATCAGGCGCTTTTAG
- a CDS encoding GIY-YIG nuclease family protein, with protein sequence MPTQPSVYCFEDETGKPLYIGKSVHPKSRLKQHLQQAKEARSKQKEFVNLAKWIRFYQVESEIESLLLEAKLIRLHQPFYNSMSKDDKSSTYIMVGNEDFPVVSLIRGGEIENFRSVYGPFRTRYEAEMVLKVARNIFKFCQNPPNNGVKRACFYYHIGKCDGACTGLVSKTKYRSKIGYLKRFLNGSSSGLLVSLEKKIRRLAKNEKYEEAEEVRKMYEAVKWATKTRHGLAEFLKDNQTPERAIRELKVMLSSYGIESSLERIEGYDVATTLQMDTVGAMVVFFLGTADKSSYRKFKLDGSNSDTEAMKQMLVRRTRRTDWPRPDLILVDGGRPQLSTALKLIKDVPVIGLAKKEELIVIFYEGKFIEIEMPRRSKGLQLLQQIRDEAHRFGTGYHKQVRDRRSLS encoded by the coding sequence GTGCCTACACAGCCGTCCGTTTATTGCTTCGAAGACGAGACCGGTAAACCGCTGTATATAGGTAAATCGGTTCATCCTAAGTCCAGACTTAAACAACATCTTCAACAAGCTAAGGAGGCAAGAAGTAAACAAAAGGAGTTTGTTAATTTGGCCAAATGGATTAGGTTTTATCAGGTTGAGTCGGAAATCGAGAGTTTGCTACTTGAAGCAAAGTTGATCCGTCTGCATCAACCTTTTTACAACTCGATGTCGAAGGATGACAAGAGTAGTACCTACATCATGGTAGGTAATGAAGATTTTCCAGTGGTTAGTTTGATCAGAGGTGGTGAGATAGAGAATTTTAGGTCAGTGTATGGTCCATTTAGAACCCGCTATGAAGCTGAGATGGTACTTAAAGTGGCTAGAAATATTTTTAAGTTTTGCCAAAATCCACCTAACAATGGCGTTAAAAGAGCATGTTTCTATTACCATATTGGCAAGTGTGATGGCGCCTGCACGGGATTGGTTAGTAAGACAAAGTACCGAAGTAAGATCGGATACTTAAAGAGATTCTTAAATGGGAGTTCGAGTGGTTTGTTGGTTAGCTTAGAAAAGAAGATACGAAGATTGGCTAAGAATGAAAAATATGAGGAGGCTGAGGAGGTTAGGAAGATGTACGAGGCAGTCAAATGGGCCACCAAGACTCGGCACGGATTGGCTGAGTTTCTAAAGGATAATCAAACTCCTGAGCGAGCCATCCGCGAACTAAAGGTTATGTTGAGTAGCTACGGGATAGAGTCTAGTTTAGAGCGGATTGAGGGTTATGATGTGGCCACTACTCTACAAATGGATACGGTGGGAGCGATGGTGGTCTTTTTCTTGGGGACTGCAGATAAAAGTAGCTATCGAAAATTTAAGCTTGATGGTAGTAATAGCGATACTGAGGCAATGAAGCAGATGCTTGTTCGAAGAACTAGGCGAACTGATTGGCCACGACCTGACTTAATTTTGGTTGATGGAGGCAGGCCACAACTATCAACAGCCTTGAAGTTGATAAAGGACGTACCAGTGATTGGTTTGGCTAAAAAGGAAGAGCTGATTGTGATTTTCTATGAGGGTAAGTTTATTGAGATAGAGATGCCAAGAAGATCTAAAGGCTTGCAGTTACTGCAGCAAATCAGAGACGAGGCTCATAGATTTGGAACGGGATATCATAAACAAGTAAGAGACAGGCGGAGTTTATCATAA
- the uvrA gene encoding excinuclease ABC subunit UvrA has protein sequence MVRGARQHNLKGVDLDLPKNKLIVFTGLSGSGKSSMAYDTIYAEGQRRYVESLSSYARQFLGVMDKPEVDRIDGLSPAISIDQKSGSNNPRSIVGTVTEIYDYLRLLFARVGHPHCPNCGEEITSLDAEQITRLMLRMAWKHELMAAKKGVKLLILAPVVRHQKGQFKELFKTLAKKGYSQIRVDGKILKLDDRVELIRTNFHNIEAVVDRIVIEPESVFEKNEEMGKQTKNRLFEAIEQALEISAGLVVMSVVGDNGLSFPESPVEMEDHLFSEKFACAKCNVSMPEIEPRMFSFNAPEGACPVCSGLGSKLVVKTELLLAESLTLDEGGIIPLAAQFETNTWMAKLIRQVALENGFDSKTAIKDLKDEQREILLYGTGKREYAVKGINSKGRETTWHTSFAGIIPELERRYTESSSEYVKTELEKYMVKEICPECHGYRLKPEALAVTILSASISEVTALSIENAREWMETVMSSLSEKEKTIAGPIVEEIMSRLKFLEAVGLDYLTLAREAGTLAGGELQRIRLASQIGSRLTGILYILDEPTIGLHERDNKRLIGTLRELQKLGNTLIVVEHDREMMMSADEIVEFGPGAGSQGGEITYQGDVNNMMKDTKSLTGMYLANKKKIEVSNESKVMDPEKIRLMGASEHNLKQVDVELPLNRMVCVTGVSGSGKSTLIVKTLYEALSRELNKRHKREQVNYESIMIPDRVKRVSLIDQSPIGRTPRSNPATYTKTFDYIRSLFAMTSEAKMRGYNQGRFSFNVKGGRCEACQGEGQTKIEMQFMADIYVKCEVCQGSRYNSPTLEVDYRGKNIAEVLEMTVDDAVEFFKGVPAISKRLKTLQDVGLGYIKLGQPAPTLSGGEAQRIKLAAELAKTGSGHTVYVLDEPTTGLHFEDLRKLLIVLHRLVKQDNTVVVIEHNLDMIKNADWIIDMGPEGGDKGGEILVAGNLNKIIECERSYTGQELKQII, from the coding sequence ATGGTGCGAGGAGCTAGACAACATAATCTTAAAGGGGTTGATCTTGATCTGCCCAAAAACAAATTGATTGTGTTTACTGGACTATCTGGTTCGGGTAAATCGAGTATGGCTTATGACACCATATATGCCGAAGGTCAGAGGCGATATGTCGAGTCACTATCCTCCTACGCCAGACAGTTTTTGGGAGTGATGGATAAGCCGGAGGTGGACAGAATCGATGGACTATCCCCTGCTATCTCGATTGACCAGAAATCAGGGTCGAATAATCCAAGATCAATTGTGGGTACAGTGACAGAGATCTATGACTATCTAAGACTGTTGTTTGCCAGAGTAGGTCACCCCCACTGTCCTAACTGTGGTGAGGAGATTACCAGTTTGGACGCTGAACAGATTACCCGGTTAATGCTAAGGATGGCTTGGAAACATGAACTGATGGCTGCGAAGAAAGGGGTTAAGCTACTTATTTTAGCTCCAGTGGTGAGGCATCAAAAGGGACAGTTTAAGGAGCTGTTTAAGACATTGGCTAAGAAAGGTTACTCTCAAATCCGAGTTGATGGAAAAATCTTGAAGCTTGATGACAGGGTTGAGTTAATCAGAACCAATTTTCATAACATTGAGGCAGTAGTTGACAGGATCGTAATCGAGCCTGAGTCTGTTTTTGAAAAGAATGAGGAGATGGGTAAACAAACCAAAAATAGATTGTTTGAGGCAATTGAACAAGCTCTAGAGATATCAGCTGGATTGGTGGTGATGTCGGTGGTTGGCGATAACGGATTGTCTTTCCCAGAGTCGCCAGTGGAGATGGAGGATCACTTGTTTAGCGAGAAGTTTGCTTGTGCGAAGTGTAATGTGAGTATGCCTGAAATTGAGCCGAGGATGTTCTCCTTTAATGCACCCGAGGGTGCGTGTCCGGTTTGTAGTGGTTTGGGTAGTAAACTGGTAGTCAAGACAGAGTTGTTATTGGCTGAAAGTTTAACTTTAGATGAGGGAGGAATTATTCCACTGGCTGCCCAGTTTGAGACAAATACTTGGATGGCTAAGTTGATTCGTCAGGTTGCTTTAGAAAATGGGTTTGATAGCAAAACGGCAATCAAAGATCTAAAAGATGAGCAGAGGGAGATACTGCTTTACGGTACGGGTAAACGAGAGTACGCGGTTAAGGGGATTAACTCTAAAGGAAGAGAGACTACTTGGCATACTAGTTTTGCCGGCATTATTCCCGAGCTGGAGAGAAGATATACGGAGAGTAGCTCTGAGTATGTCAAGACAGAGCTTGAGAAATACATGGTTAAAGAGATTTGTCCTGAGTGTCATGGATATCGATTAAAACCGGAGGCTTTGGCGGTGACGATATTGAGTGCCTCGATTTCTGAGGTAACTGCTTTATCGATTGAGAATGCACGCGAGTGGATGGAGACGGTTATGAGCAGTTTAAGTGAGAAAGAGAAAACGATTGCCGGGCCAATTGTGGAGGAGATTATGTCCCGGTTAAAGTTTTTGGAAGCGGTTGGCTTGGACTATCTGACTCTGGCTCGTGAAGCGGGTACACTTGCTGGTGGAGAGTTACAGCGAATTAGATTGGCTTCCCAGATTGGCTCTAGATTGACCGGGATATTGTATATATTAGATGAGCCAACCATTGGTCTTCATGAGAGAGATAACAAGAGATTGATCGGGACACTGCGGGAGCTGCAGAAATTGGGTAATACATTAATTGTGGTAGAGCATGATCGGGAAATGATGATGTCAGCAGATGAGATTGTTGAGTTTGGTCCAGGAGCTGGGAGTCAGGGAGGAGAGATAACCTATCAGGGTGATGTTAATAACATGATGAAGGATACAAAGAGTCTGACAGGAATGTATCTGGCAAACAAAAAGAAAATTGAGGTGAGTAATGAGAGTAAAGTGATGGATCCGGAGAAGATTCGTTTAATGGGAGCGAGTGAACACAACTTGAAGCAAGTTGATGTAGAACTACCGCTGAATCGAATGGTGTGTGTAACAGGAGTCTCTGGCTCAGGTAAGTCTACTTTAATTGTTAAAACTCTGTATGAGGCTCTGTCTAGAGAGTTAAACAAGCGACATAAGCGAGAGCAGGTGAATTATGAATCGATTATGATTCCTGACAGGGTAAAGAGGGTTAGTTTAATTGACCAAAGTCCGATTGGTAGGACACCAAGAAGTAATCCGGCTACATATACCAAGACTTTTGATTACATTAGATCATTGTTTGCAATGACATCTGAGGCAAAGATGCGAGGATACAATCAGGGCAGGTTCTCGTTTAATGTCAAAGGGGGTAGATGTGAGGCCTGTCAAGGTGAGGGACAAACCAAGATTGAGATGCAGTTTATGGCAGACATATATGTTAAGTGTGAGGTGTGTCAGGGGAGTAGGTATAACTCGCCGACTCTAGAGGTTGATTACCGGGGCAAGAATATTGCTGAGGTACTGGAGATGACGGTTGATGATGCGGTGGAGTTCTTTAAGGGAGTACCGGCAATTAGTAAACGGCTTAAGACGTTGCAGGATGTGGGTCTGGGATATATTAAATTGGGTCAACCAGCACCAACCTTGAGCGGAGGTGAGGCGCAAAGGATTAAGTTGGCGGCGGAACTGGCAAAAACTGGGTCGGGTCATACTGTTTATGTCTTGGATGAACCAACCACAGGACTGCATTTTGAGGATTTGAGAAAATTGTTAATCGTTTTACACCGCCTAGTGAAGCAGGATAATACAGTGGTGGTGATTGAACACAACTTAGATATGATTAAAAACGCAGACTGGATAATTGATATGGGTCCTGAGGGTGGAGACAAAGGAGGAGAGATATTGGTTGCTGGTAATTTAAATAAAATCATTGAGTGTGAGCGATCGTATACGGGTCAGGAGTTAAAACAGATCATTTAG